The Armatimonadota bacterium DNA window ACGGTTCAACTGGTCCATTGTCTCCATTGGCCGCTCCAGATCGACCAGAGGTCGGCGGTCGCATAACACGTCGGCCGCCGCCAGCACGAGCGCCGTGGCGGCTACACGGAGAAACAGCGTAAACTCGCCCCCATGTGCATCTCCCGTCGTAAGGTGGACGCGATGCCGTGCGGAGCATAGGCTTTCACGATGGGACCACAATGTGGGCCGACGATCACTGAGGCTTGAGTAATTGATACAGGCCGCGCGGGGCGAGAGGACGAAATGTGGTCGTTCGCCGCTCCAGTCCATCGCGCCCGAACCTGTAAAGATGATGCGAGTGATCAAAAACGGCAGCAGCAGCGCCTCGTAGTCGGTCGCCGCATTCCGGGCGGTATAGTTTTCATGGCTGGATGCGACTACGAGGCCGTCATGGTAGGAGGCGAATCCGCGCCATACCGTTACCGATCTGTCGTTTGGGTAGCATTGCTTGATAGCTTCGGCCAGCAAGAGATCCCCGGCGCACGCGAACCGGACGAGCTCGTCGGGCGACTCGCACTCCGGTGTCGTGATTTCCAGGTGGTTGCCAATATCCTCGTAACAGCGGCCACCGTTAGGCAGGTAGAGGCAGAAGCCTTCAGCGGCGCAAGGGAGGTTGGATTCGATCCAGGTCAGCAGCTGGACGGTCAACTGCTGTGGCGTCTTCGCCAGCCTGTTTGAACCACCCTGGAGAAAATACTCCGTTTCCATTCCGAAAACCGTCCGAACGCCTGTGTTCTGCTGGCTTCGCAACAGCTGGCCGATGGTCATTGCCGTTCCTCTGTAATAGTCGCCAATTGTGCCGCGTGCGACGGCGGATACCCGTCGCCGCAAGTGTACGCGGCTGGTGTTACGGTGCGCTTCGGGGTGCAGGGTGTGGCCGCCGGAGCCTGGCCCACGGAAACTGACGCGGATCCGCTGGCTGCACAGTCGCGAACAAACTCGGCGAGTGTGGCCCGGCCGTTCGGTGCCGCCGGATCTGCGGGTTCCGGCATACCGATACGGTAGCGGACATCGGCAAGCTGGCCAAGAGAGATCTGATGCCAGTCCACGAAGTTCACCGTTACGTGCGATGGGATGCGCGCCAGGATTCCGGCCCGCACCGATGCGCGCGTATCGACTGGTGGATAAGCAACGAAACGCTCAATCTGCTCCTCCGTCACGATGTTGTGCGTGAGGCCGTTTGCCTCGCAGGCAAAGTAGAGCCCGACATC harbors:
- a CDS encoding proteasome accessory factor PafA2 family protein encodes the protein MTIGQLLRSQQNTGVRTVFGMETEYFLQGGSNRLAKTPQQLTVQLLTWIESNLPCAAEGFCLYLPNGGRCYEDIGNHLEITTPECESPDELVRFACAGDLLLAEAIKQCYPNDRSVTVWRGFASYHDGLVVASSHENYTARNAATDYEALLLPFLITRIIFTGSGAMDWSGERPHFVLSPRAACINYSSLSDRRPTLWSHRESLCSARHRVHLTTGDAHGGEFTLFLRVAATALVLAAADVLCDRRPLVDLERPMETMDQLNRDPTLRTLLPMKNGLSISPFDIQRRYIEFVERAAATAQFPSWTAKALQLWKTTIDRLETDPHSLDTTLDWRIRFRALAQVRDTMFTHVRTFRRAVVLLRTFDSHFLAVGESGFQQQLDASGAQVVRSVPIQTTWDEVVLGAPATTRASLRSEWIRAHSAAGLECKASWDALAGPETSKRIPKLFRDEYSPRWLRGFTAAISAASQFGP